aaacacctaaaacaatttcgaaacgacgaatcaaccatagattcaagcctaaaaattccaaaactctaaaaatatgctttcgatcaaaaagtctatcaaacctcgtccgaatgacctgaaatgtttgtacacacgtcacattcagcactacggagctactccaacttccggaattccattccgaccctctgatcaaaatctcactatcgaaccgtaaacttcaaaatttgacctttcggcatttcaagcctaaattagctacggacctccaaaataccatccgatcacgcccctaatcccgaaatcacccaacggagataacagaaccatcagaattccattccgaagttgtcttcacattgttctgactacggtcaactttccaacacttaagctctcatttaggggctaagtgtcccaaaactctccgaaactcaaaaccaaacatcccgacaaataaaaatagaaaaaataaacacaaggaaagcagttaataggggatcagagcaTTAATTCataagacgactggtcgggtcgtcacacgcTATTgcgacccgagactcctggatctgcacacaaggtgcagggagtaatgtgagtacgccaactcaataagtaataaaagtaaaagtagctgagcagtaagaaaatacataaactacatcataatgctacaacaaaacagTATAAGTCCAGGACAATGTACTAAAGCAATAATACTCGTAAAAACAATTCAGTTCAGCAAAACCTTTTAAAACGTCTTTCagtagtttcaaacgagtgatgaaaacagtgagtaaaagaTTAGAAATGTAAACAGCTCCTCGGGTAAAACATGTACCACAACCGCcgctcgggcaaaatatcaacagaaccagcccctcaggtTACCTCAAAATCACTtgtaatcagcccctcgagcaataacatggaacaacaatagcccctcgggcaatatcacatctcacactaggtaccaGCACACACTATGGGTGTTCatactccgaaggggctcctacagcccaatcgCTATCACAAGCCATTTCGTGGCATAAAAAAATCAGGTCCTCGACCTCTCATTTATCACAATCAGTACACATGCTGCGGCGCATAGCCatatcccatgatatcctcacaacacaggccctcgacctctatCAGTCAGAAATTTCTCAAGCCCTTCGGGCaaaagtaaaacatgatgctcagcccaaaatatcaaaaacagagtaaacatggctgagttatgaaaatagtagaatacgacatgactgagtataattatgaagtcaaaacagtaaggaataacagtaaaaagcccctaaggatccaaaacaattggcacgaggctcaaatatggtattcaacccaaaacatggtaataatttccaaaacacaatgatatcaaacaggtTTTAattaaatacgcgacttaacattcatacgggatggaccaagtaacaatccccaacagtgcacgaccccatgctcgtcatctagcgtgtgtgtcacctcaaaatagcccAATGATgagaaatccggggtttcataccctcaagataacatttacaatcattacttatctcaatccgatccaaactctagcccgtgatgcttttgactctcgactcggcctctggatgctccaaatctaaccaaaaacagattcataccatcacaatatgctaagagaacaaagcccacttgaaaataaccaatttacatcaaaaatcccgaaattggccaaacccgacccccaggcctacatctcgaattccgataaaaatcacaatactagaatccttacactctcacgggttcatacatatcaaatacatcaaaattcgaccacaaactacccctcaaatccctaaatcaaagtctccaatttcaagccctaacaccccaattttaggctttaaatcctataaatttcatgtctaattaggtagaaatcataaTAGGATCCAGTATTGAGtccaaaaatattacctccaagtgtttcccttcgattccctcttcaatccttctcaaaaagctccaaaatcgcccaaaatggtagaagatagaccaaaaatcgcgaaaatggctatttaaacattctgccaagatgacatttccttcttcgcgaatgttgtcaaagcctcgcgttcgcgaagcacaaaaactcATTCACCATataatcctcttacgcgaacgcgacccccaTCTCGCAAACGCGAAGCTTCATCTTCCCagaccttcacgaacgcgacacaccaacgcgaatgcgaagaacaaactaCCAGGGCCCTCAGCTGCTCCAattactctacgcgaatgcgggacccacatcgcgttcgcgatgcaacTCTACctcacccttcgcgaacgcgagaccaacATTGTGAACACAAAGATAAGTTCTCCTATCTAACTTCACATCCCTTAGTGAATGCGagagccctctcgcgaacgcgaaggccaaaactcGGCAACAGAAAcaacagaaaatctgcaacttcccaAAATAAGATTTGATCTatttaaccacctgaaactcacccgaggacctcggggcctcaaccaaacatgccaacacatcccataacatcattcaaacttgttccaacctttgaaactctcaaaacaacatcaaaacatcaaatcatcattggattcaagcataagaaattccaaaacttccaaattcctctttcgatcaaaaagtctatcaaacctcgtctgaatgacttgaaattttgcacacacgtcaccgATGACACAACTGACCTAATCCAattcccggaattccattccgacccctatataaaaatttccactaccaactaggaaacgccaaaattccaatttcaccaattcaagcctaaatctagccggacctccaaaacacattctgatcatgctcctaagtcccaaatcacctcccaaagctatctgaaTCATAAAAATCAAATTCCGAGTTCGTTTACTCACAATTCAatgtccgattgacttttccaactaaaaatccaacttaagagactaagtctTATTTCTCCACAAAACCACTtcgaacccaaactaaccaacacaatgcgatgaaatacagctgaacaacatataaagaagcagaaatgggggaagcAAAGCGGTAACTTATGAAATGACCGGCCAGgtcactggctccacatcataagtcaaatcattgtCTAACTGGActatgctgaaatccaaaacatgagacggatcgccaatatacttccggagcatagaaacatgaaatactggatgcacactcgataagctgggtggcaaagcaagctcataagccaccttcccaatTCTCCAAAGcaactcaaaaggcccaataaaccgaggactcaatttacccttcttcccaaatctcataacacccttcatgggtgaaaccttcaataaaaccttctccccaaccatgtaggacacatcacgagCCTGCCTGTCAGCATAACACATTTGTCTCGACTAcgttgtacgaagccgctcctggatcaccttcaccttgtccaaagcatcctgcaccaagtctgtacccaatagactaacctcacctggctcaaaccaaccaactggagatctacaccgtctcccatacaaagcctcatatggagcaatCTGAATACTCgagtgataactgttgttataagcaaactcagtGAGaaatagaaactgatcccatgaacctccaaaatcaatgacacaagcacgcaacatgtcctccaatatctgaatagtgccctcgaactgctcgtccgtctgagggtgaaaagttgtgcttaacTCGACCTGAGTgtccaactctctctgcacggccctccaaaactgggaagtaaactgagtacctctatctgaaatgatggaaactggtaCACCATGCAAGTGCTctgatatagatctctgccaaccgctctgaagaataggtagtacacataggaatgaagtgcgcggacttggtcagccgatccacagtcacccaaatagcatcgaacttcttcaaagtctgtgggaatccaactacaaagtccatggtgatccgcttccacttccactctggaatatccatctgctgaagcaagccacccggtctctgatgcacatattttacctgctgacaattgagacaccgagctacaaatcccacaatgtcttattcattctcctccaccaattgtcacacctcctttcttcttacacccccggaaggtgatgtataaaggagtttttccaattaaaggacaatcgaaacaggatttattgttaaaagtttcagagtcgccacttgggataatttatggtgtcccaagtcaccggttcaaatcccgaatcgaggaaaagattgactctatttaacagtccgcgaaccagaaatccgagtaaggaattcagttaacccgggagaaggtgttaggcatttccgagttccgtggttctagcacggtcgctcaactgttatattcggcttaattatctgattttaaacgattatgaacctatgtgcaaattttaacttattaacctcTTTTAATCAATTTTTAGAGAAGATTAAACGttgtttaaaacacgtctttggatcgcgccacatgaaatgcacccgcaattctaaacatattttattcaacattttaagatttgatttgggtcacatgaaatgcacacccgggtttaggaaggtaatattattaaaatacgcgccaaAAGCGACT
This sequence is a window from Nicotiana sylvestris chromosome 3, ASM39365v2, whole genome shotgun sequence. Protein-coding genes within it:
- the LOC138887902 gene encoding uncharacterized protein, which gives rise to MCYADRQARDVSYMVGEKVLLKVSPMKGVMRFGKKGKLSPRFIGPFELLWRIGKVAYELALPPSLSSVHPVFHVSMLRKYIGDPSHVLDFSIVQLDNDLTYDVEPVTWPVIS